The Candidatus Methylomirabilis limnetica genome has a window encoding:
- the accC gene encoding acetyl-CoA carboxylase biotin carboxylase subunit — MFDKILIANRGEIAVRVIRACREMGIGTVAVYSEADRAALHVRLADEAYLIGPAPSPQSYLKVDRIIETAKLSGTNAIHPGYGFLSENAEFALRCEEEGLVFIGPSSHAIRAVGGKTAGRNLASNAGVPIVPGTTRDLTDQEVREAVRELGLPVVIKASAGGGGKGMRIVSSEAMLGSGIRAARSEASSAFGSSAIYVERHLGSARHIEMQIIADTRGNVVYLGERECSLQRRHQKVIEESPSPFVDLELRHRMGEAAVRIARAAGYTNAGTMEFLVDPSRNFYFLEMNTRLQVEHSVTEMVTGLDLVKEQIRIAAGEPLSVRQDEIQLYGHAIECRIYAEDPFNNFMPSPGRIRALRTPGGPGIRIESAIYEGCEVPIYYDPLISKLVVWGRDRSEAIGRMRRALAEYVVLGVKTNIQFHQQVLNLSEFVTGQIHTEFLESWLATGLKPEGEAFAEIALIAGALYLHTRKRAAPSPIGAGGQVESAWKLAGRQDGLRRR; from the coding sequence ATGTTTGACAAGATCCTGATTGCAAATCGTGGGGAAATCGCTGTTCGGGTGATCCGAGCCTGTCGCGAGATGGGCATCGGCACGGTGGCGGTCTACTCAGAGGCCGATCGAGCTGCGCTGCACGTCAGGTTGGCGGACGAGGCGTACCTGATCGGTCCAGCCCCTTCCCCCCAGAGTTATCTCAAGGTTGACCGGATCATCGAGACCGCGAAGCTGTCAGGCACGAATGCCATCCATCCAGGATATGGCTTCCTGTCGGAGAATGCGGAGTTCGCCTTGCGGTGCGAGGAAGAAGGATTGGTGTTCATCGGTCCTTCCTCTCACGCAATCCGCGCGGTGGGCGGTAAGACTGCCGGCCGGAACCTGGCGAGCAATGCCGGTGTCCCTATCGTCCCAGGGACGACCCGAGACCTCACCGATCAGGAGGTACGAGAGGCCGTCCGAGAGCTTGGCCTGCCTGTGGTCATTAAGGCCTCTGCCGGAGGGGGCGGAAAAGGGATGCGAATCGTCTCAAGCGAGGCGATGCTCGGTAGCGGCATCCGCGCCGCTCGCTCTGAAGCCTCCTCTGCGTTCGGTAGCTCTGCCATCTATGTGGAGCGGCATCTGGGTTCCGCTCGCCACATCGAGATGCAGATTATAGCCGATACCCGGGGCAACGTGGTGTACCTTGGGGAGCGCGAATGCTCACTACAGCGGCGTCACCAGAAGGTCATTGAAGAGTCGCCGTCACCCTTTGTGGACCTCGAACTGAGGCACCGGATGGGAGAGGCGGCGGTGAGGATAGCCAGAGCCGCAGGCTACACGAATGCCGGAACGATGGAGTTCCTGGTCGATCCGTCCAGGAACTTCTATTTCCTGGAGATGAACACGCGGCTACAGGTGGAGCATTCGGTCACCGAGATGGTGACCGGGCTTGACCTGGTGAAAGAGCAGATCCGGATTGCGGCTGGGGAACCGCTCTCAGTACGGCAAGATGAGATCCAGTTGTACGGTCACGCGATCGAGTGCCGTATCTACGCCGAGGATCCCTTCAATAACTTCATGCCGTCGCCAGGACGGATTCGGGCGCTGCGTACGCCTGGTGGGCCTGGCATCCGGATCGAGAGCGCGATCTACGAAGGCTGCGAGGTTCCGATCTACTATGATCCCCTGATCTCGAAATTGGTCGTCTGGGGACGGGACCGTAGCGAGGCGATCGGGCGAATGCGACGCGCCCTGGCTGAGTATGTCGTACTCGGCGTGAAGACTAACATCCAGTTCCACCAACAGGTCCTTAATCTTTCGGAGTTCGTTACGGGCCAGATCCATACGGAATTTCTTGAGAGTTGGCTGGCCACCGGACTAAAGCCAGAGGGCGAGGCTTTCGCGGAGATTGCGCTGATTGCTGGAGCGCTCTATCTCCATACCAGGAAGCGCGCAGCCCCCTCGCCCATCGGGGCCGGCGGCCAGGTGGAAAGTGCCTGGAAGCTCGCCGGCCGTCAGGATGGGCTGCGACGACGATGA
- a CDS encoding VCBS repeat-containing protein, protein MGCRRFIPLVPTPRIAFLFVLLFSISLIASPSGMALGQERTPVRGGSPSSAREPQGGFAESARVVAERLAASFPRVDGLVIGFERGQVLIDRGTAEGVFQGMELDVFREGEEFKHPLTGEILGRLDKDLGMLRVLRAHERYSEATVIKKAEKAGFQKGDRVRVSMARMIVAFPNVDVEGVSGVGARSMTKELAAALVRTARFELIDERQLRSMLLADKNLRPEELADPLILKQLSDKGKVQTLLLSRLTPTADGMSLDVQVYSTLTGNPIVLASAQVHPGVITHDKPSSGPRTAVAARPAVTAPPDTSKPAIAPPQASSRPTVASMPSEHVVLDPVLDGSMMAMAVADLEGDGKSELLLAGVDRLVAFRIDGPDLRPLAEYSLSGKGTVVTLEANDVTGDGVVEVIMTLSHKGRFNALVFQWADGKLRPILEIPDLVLRPLFSNGKTPQLFGQALVPGDRTTKPIHQYTWDGRNFQPGPALDVPEGVLLLEFMMVDLGGDGAVRLVTFKGGTTLEVHSQTGDRIGSHKVSEEAMAPKNRTWHRILIEKEIVGERPQIILQREQEAGVWTRRYWTGSTAISLTVLKWDGARFHEVREMPISDGALVDYAVADLGEGLGRRLLALVVKSGRLGLGKRSEIQGFRLQ, encoded by the coding sequence ATGGGTTGCAGACGATTTATTCCGCTGGTTCCAACTCCTCGCATTGCGTTTCTTTTTGTCCTTCTATTCTCCATATCCCTCATCGCCTCGCCCAGCGGGATGGCGCTGGGACAAGAACGAACGCCTGTTCGAGGCGGAAGCCCCTCTTCCGCTAGAGAGCCGCAGGGCGGATTTGCTGAATCCGCCAGGGTTGTGGCCGAACGACTCGCCGCTTCCTTTCCCCGCGTTGATGGTCTTGTCATCGGATTCGAGCGCGGTCAGGTTCTGATTGATCGTGGGACGGCAGAGGGTGTTTTCCAGGGAATGGAACTCGACGTGTTCCGTGAAGGGGAAGAGTTTAAACACCCGCTCACGGGAGAGATCCTGGGAAGGTTAGATAAGGACCTGGGGATGCTCCGAGTCCTTCGCGCTCACGAGCGCTATTCCGAGGCTACCGTGATCAAAAAGGCCGAAAAGGCCGGCTTTCAAAAAGGTGATCGGGTGAGGGTCTCCATGGCGCGGATGATCGTGGCATTTCCCAATGTCGACGTTGAAGGGGTCAGTGGAGTGGGTGCGCGATCGATGACCAAGGAACTGGCCGCCGCCCTGGTTCGGACAGCGCGTTTCGAGCTGATTGATGAGCGACAGTTGCGATCGATGTTGTTGGCTGACAAGAACCTGAGACCGGAAGAGTTAGCAGATCCTCTAATACTCAAACAACTTTCTGACAAAGGTAAGGTCCAAACGCTTCTGCTGAGCCGCCTGACGCCCACAGCGGACGGCATGTCTCTCGATGTGCAGGTCTATTCAACGTTGACCGGTAACCCGATCGTCCTTGCCAGTGCACAGGTACATCCTGGTGTCATTACTCACGACAAGCCGTCCAGTGGACCCCGGACTGCTGTGGCTGCTAGACCGGCTGTGACGGCGCCGCCGGATACTAGCAAGCCGGCCATTGCACCCCCCCAAGCATCCAGCAGGCCAACAGTCGCGTCCATGCCTTCAGAACATGTTGTACTTGATCCTGTACTCGACGGCTCCATGATGGCTATGGCGGTTGCCGATCTGGAAGGCGACGGAAAGAGCGAGCTTCTCCTGGCAGGGGTTGATCGACTTGTCGCTTTTCGAATCGATGGTCCCGACCTCAGGCCTCTTGCGGAGTACTCGTTGAGCGGCAAAGGAACGGTGGTGACTCTGGAGGCAAATGACGTCACTGGCGATGGAGTGGTCGAGGTCATCATGACCTTGTCGCATAAGGGTCGTTTTAACGCCCTGGTTTTTCAGTGGGCAGACGGTAAGCTCAGACCGATCTTGGAGATACCAGACCTTGTTCTCCGACCTCTGTTTTCCAACGGTAAAACACCTCAGCTCTTTGGCCAGGCGCTGGTGCCAGGGGATCGGACCACGAAACCGATCCACCAGTACACGTGGGATGGACGGAACTTCCAGCCGGGACCTGCCCTCGATGTTCCGGAGGGTGTCTTGCTGCTGGAATTCATGATGGTCGATCTTGGTGGGGATGGAGCAGTGCGGCTCGTAACTTTCAAGGGGGGGACAACACTTGAAGTCCACTCACAAACCGGAGATCGTATTGGGAGCCATAAAGTGAGTGAAGAGGCGATGGCTCCAAAGAACCGAACGTGGCATCGGATTCTGATTGAAAAGGAAATAGTCGGAGAGAGGCCGCAAATAATTCTGCAGCGAGAACAAGAGGCTGGAGTCTGGACGCGACGCTATTGGACTGGAAGCACGGCGATAAGCTTGACCGTTCTAAAATGGGATGGAGCCAGATTCCATGAGGTGAGGGAGATGCCCATATCTGATGGAGCGCTGGTCGACTATGCTGTTGCAGATCTTGGGGAAGGGCTTGGGCGCCGCCTCCTCGCGCTCGTTGTGAAGAGCGGAAGATTGGGATTGGGCAAAAGAAGCGAGATTCAAGGCTTTCGGCTGCAATGA
- the mce gene encoding methylmalonyl-CoA epimerase has protein sequence MVRRIEHIAIAVKDVETSVRLFETLLGKSCGSIETLPDERVKVAFFELDGGRIELVEGIGSDNPTSKFIERRGEGLHHICLEVEDLPETLRLLHAAGFPLIDTAPKPGSSGTRVAFLHPKGCNGVLIELVEQPSEA, from the coding sequence ATGGTTCGTCGGATCGAGCATATTGCCATTGCGGTGAAAGACGTTGAGACCTCGGTGAGGCTATTCGAAACGCTTCTGGGGAAGAGTTGTGGTTCTATCGAGACGCTTCCAGATGAGCGCGTGAAGGTGGCATTCTTCGAGCTTGATGGAGGTCGAATAGAGTTGGTGGAGGGAATCGGCTCGGATAACCCCACGAGTAAATTTATCGAGAGGCGGGGCGAGGGTCTCCATCATATCTGCCTTGAGGTCGAAGACCTGCCTGAGACCCTGAGGCTCCTCCATGCTGCCGGATTCCCCCTCATCGACACGGCTCCCAAGCCGGGGTCCAGCGGTACGAGGGTAGCCTTCTTGCACCCAAAGGGATGCAATGGTGTGCTCATAGAGCTTGTTGAGCAACCCAGTGAAGCGTAG
- a CDS encoding acetyl-CoA carboxylase biotin carboxyl carrier protein subunit: MTYSADLHGRIHRLAVKGTGSPVPVQIDGKTYDVDFSAGDGSLLSLIVMGRSYEADVVEESEGVLTVWVEGKLHRIEYQEEGRRPRRGAGVPRQDIGGRQMIVAPMPGKVVALLVSPAQEVSAGQGVIVIEAMKMENELKASGPGVIKEIKVQEGDAVSGGDVLIIIE; the protein is encoded by the coding sequence ATGACCTACTCCGCTGATCTGCATGGCAGAATTCACAGGCTCGCGGTGAAGGGTACGGGATCGCCAGTACCGGTTCAAATTGACGGGAAGACCTATGATGTCGATTTCAGCGCTGGTGACGGCAGTCTTCTCTCACTTATCGTGATGGGCCGCTCGTACGAGGCCGATGTGGTCGAAGAATCGGAGGGGGTCCTTACGGTATGGGTGGAGGGCAAGCTGCACCGAATCGAGTACCAGGAGGAGGGGCGTCGCCCCCGAAGAGGTGCAGGGGTTCCCCGCCAGGACATAGGAGGCCGCCAGATGATTGTGGCCCCGATGCCGGGAAAGGTTGTGGCGTTACTCGTCTCACCAGCGCAAGAGGTGAGTGCGGGTCAAGGGGTGATTGTCATTGAGGCGATGAAGATGGAAAACGAGTTGAAAGCTTCGGGGCCTGGGGTAATCAAAGAGATCAAGGTTCAAGAAGGGGACGCTGTCAGCGGAGGCGATGTCCTCATTATTATTGAGTAA
- the mtnP gene encoding S-methyl-5'-thioadenosine phosphorylase has protein sequence MSQGLIGIIGGSGLYEMEGLDRVEERRIETPFGAPSDAYIIGSLAGRRVAFLARHGRSHSLMPSELNFRANIFGFKLLGAEWVISASAVGSMREDLPPLDIVIPDQFFDRTKGRVSTFFGGGLVAHVSFADPTCPILGKSLFAAGQSVGARIHRGGTYLCIEGPQFSTRAESRIYRSWGVDVIGMTNLQEAKLCREAEICYATLALVTDYDVWHETEQDVSVEAVVAILKQNAETAKAIIKTTVSSFPAGREGCACGSAMQDAIITARDAIPADVRERLRPIIGKYVQ, from the coding sequence ATGAGCCAGGGGCTGATCGGTATCATCGGCGGAAGCGGGTTGTACGAAATGGAGGGACTCGATCGGGTTGAGGAGCGGCGCATCGAAACCCCCTTTGGGGCGCCGTCAGATGCCTACATTATCGGGTCCCTGGCAGGGCGACGGGTGGCGTTTCTCGCGCGGCACGGACGCAGCCATAGCCTGATGCCGTCCGAGCTGAATTTCCGCGCAAACATCTTCGGGTTCAAGCTCCTGGGCGCGGAGTGGGTAATCTCCGCCTCGGCGGTGGGCAGCATGCGCGAGGATCTCCCGCCTCTGGACATTGTCATTCCAGATCAGTTCTTCGATCGAACGAAGGGGCGGGTCAGCACCTTCTTCGGGGGCGGCCTCGTAGCCCATGTGAGCTTCGCCGATCCGACGTGTCCGATCCTGGGAAAGTCGCTGTTCGCCGCCGGGCAGTCGGTCGGGGCCAGAATACATCGCGGTGGCACGTACCTGTGCATCGAGGGGCCGCAGTTCTCGACCAGGGCCGAGTCGCGGATCTATCGAAGTTGGGGCGTGGATGTCATCGGGATGACGAATCTGCAAGAGGCGAAGCTCTGCCGCGAGGCCGAGATCTGCTATGCGACGCTGGCCCTGGTGACCGATTATGATGTCTGGCACGAGACAGAGCAGGATGTGTCGGTGGAGGCGGTAGTGGCTATCCTCAAGCAAAACGCCGAGACCGCCAAGGCCATCATCAAGACCACGGTGTCGTCGTTTCCGGCCGGCAGGGAAGGCTGCGCGTGCGGGAGCGCGATGCAGGATGCGATCATCACCGCTCGCGACGCCATCCCAGCCGATGTGCGCGAGCGACTGCGGCCGATCATTGGGAAGTATGTTCAGTAA
- a CDS encoding PfkB family carbohydrate kinase, translating to MSILVVGSVALDSVQTPFGNAKEALGGSATYFSVAASFFTDVRVVAVVGEDFPEEHLAFLKSRSIDLEGLVRVPGRTFRWAGEYGFDLNEAKTLETQLNVFAAFQPEIPKAYKESELVFLANIDPDLQRQVLGQVSLPRLVAADTMNYWINGKPEALRETLKLVDILLINDAETRQLAGEPNLVLAAQKILSWGPTSLVIKRGEYGALMIRKGGWFAAPALPLDSVFDPTGAGDCFAGGFIGYLANTMNFEEQNIRKAIVMGSVMASFNVEAFSLDRLRRLTYPEIEARYKAFKRLTQFEDL from the coding sequence ATGAGTATCCTTGTTGTTGGATCGGTCGCGCTTGACTCCGTCCAGACGCCGTTCGGTAATGCGAAAGAGGCGCTGGGTGGTTCCGCGACGTACTTCTCGGTGGCGGCAAGTTTCTTTACCGATGTTCGGGTTGTGGCAGTAGTGGGGGAGGACTTTCCAGAAGAGCACCTGGCGTTTCTGAAGAGCCGGTCGATTGATCTTGAAGGGCTGGTTCGGGTCCCTGGGCGGACCTTTCGGTGGGCTGGAGAGTACGGGTTTGATCTGAACGAGGCTAAGACGCTGGAGACGCAGCTCAATGTGTTTGCAGCGTTTCAGCCGGAGATCCCGAAGGCGTACAAAGAAAGCGAGTTGGTCTTCCTGGCCAACATCGATCCCGATCTGCAGCGGCAAGTTCTTGGCCAGGTGAGCCTGCCGAGGCTGGTGGCGGCCGACACGATGAACTACTGGATCAACGGGAAGCCCGAGGCGCTCCGGGAGACCCTGAAGCTGGTCGATATCCTGCTGATTAACGACGCCGAGACCCGTCAGCTTGCCGGAGAGCCGAACCTGGTCCTGGCGGCGCAAAAGATATTGAGTTGGGGACCCACCTCGCTGGTCATCAAGCGGGGAGAGTACGGCGCGCTGATGATCCGAAAGGGCGGGTGGTTTGCCGCGCCAGCGCTCCCACTCGATTCGGTGTTTGACCCGACGGGAGCGGGTGATTGCTTTGCCGGCGGATTCATCGGGTATCTTGCCAATACGATGAATTTCGAGGAGCAGAACATCCGGAAGGCGATCGTGATGGGATCGGTAATGGCCTCTTTTAACGTTGAGGCCTTTTCGCTCGATCGCTTACGACGGCTTACCTATCCTGAAATCGAGGCGAGGTACAAGGCGTTCAAACGCCTCACGCAATTTGAAGACCTTTAG
- a CDS encoding acyl-CoA mutase large subunit family protein: MDDEERMKRLKRECDDWQANVLEPALTRTPERKKEFRTSSCIEVKRLYTPLDLADHDYLDRLGFPGSYPYTRGVRPTMYRSRPWTMRQYAGYGVAEETNRRFHFLLEQGQTGLSVAFDLPTQLGYDADDPMAAGEVGKVGVAIDSLADMETLLLGIPLDRVSVSMTINATAAILLAMYVVVAGRQGVASEQLAGTIQNDILKEYIARGTYIFPPGPSMRLVTDTVAYCAAHLPRWNAISVSGYHIREAGSTAVQEVAFTLADGIAYVEAAITAGLDVDRVASQISFFFNAHNDLLEEVAKFRAARRLWARMMRRRLGARDPRSWMMRFHAQTSGVSLTAQQAENNVVRVALQALAAVLGGVQSLHTDSRDEALGLPTEDAARLALRTQQIIAYESGVTNTIDPLGGSYYLEALTDRIEREATAYIERIDAMGGMLRAIEVGFIQREIQEAAYREQLATEERQRIVVGVNDYTTAEPVHIPVFAVDPKVEMEQRAKLDRLRRSRDNSSVERVLHAVDKAARGSDNLLPVLIEAVEAYATIGEICGALRCVFGEHRESVAL, translated from the coding sequence ATGGACGACGAAGAGCGAATGAAAAGGCTTAAGCGCGAGTGCGATGACTGGCAGGCGAATGTCCTTGAGCCTGCCCTTACGCGCACCCCGGAGCGGAAAAAAGAGTTCCGGACCAGCTCATGCATCGAGGTGAAGCGTCTCTATACGCCCCTGGATCTTGCCGATCATGACTATCTGGATCGGCTGGGATTTCCGGGTAGCTACCCGTATACCCGCGGGGTGAGGCCGACGATGTATCGAAGTCGCCCTTGGACCATGCGGCAGTACGCCGGCTACGGAGTTGCGGAGGAGACCAACCGGCGGTTCCACTTTCTACTTGAGCAGGGCCAGACAGGGCTGTCGGTAGCCTTCGATCTTCCTACCCAGCTCGGGTATGATGCGGATGACCCGATGGCCGCCGGCGAGGTGGGCAAGGTAGGTGTAGCCATCGACTCCCTGGCCGATATGGAGACGCTGCTGCTAGGCATTCCCCTAGATCGGGTGAGTGTCTCCATGACCATCAATGCCACCGCGGCTATCCTGCTGGCGATGTATGTGGTCGTTGCCGGTCGACAGGGCGTCGCGTCCGAACAGCTTGCGGGGACCATTCAGAACGATATCCTCAAGGAATATATTGCTCGTGGGACCTATATCTTTCCGCCCGGACCTTCTATGCGTCTAGTGACCGACACGGTCGCGTACTGTGCCGCGCATCTTCCGCGCTGGAACGCGATCAGCGTCAGTGGGTACCATATTCGGGAGGCAGGTTCGACGGCAGTCCAGGAGGTGGCCTTCACACTGGCCGATGGCATCGCCTATGTGGAGGCGGCAATCACTGCTGGTCTTGACGTGGATCGCGTTGCCTCGCAGATCTCCTTCTTCTTCAACGCCCATAACGATCTCCTGGAGGAGGTAGCCAAGTTTCGGGCGGCTCGTCGCCTCTGGGCTAGGATGATGCGGCGGCGGTTGGGCGCACGCGACCCGAGATCGTGGATGATGCGCTTTCATGCGCAGACCTCCGGCGTGAGCCTCACGGCGCAACAGGCTGAGAACAATGTCGTCCGCGTGGCACTGCAGGCTCTCGCTGCGGTTCTTGGTGGGGTTCAGTCGCTGCACACCGACTCGCGCGATGAGGCGCTGGGACTTCCCACCGAAGACGCGGCCCGCCTCGCGCTCAGGACCCAGCAGATCATCGCCTATGAGAGTGGGGTAACCAACACTATTGATCCGCTCGGCGGCTCCTACTATCTGGAAGCGTTGACCGATCGGATAGAGCGAGAGGCCACCGCCTACATTGAAAGAATCGACGCTATGGGAGGGATGCTTCGGGCGATCGAGGTTGGATTCATCCAACGGGAAATCCAGGAGGCTGCATACCGGGAGCAGTTAGCTACGGAGGAAAGGCAGCGCATCGTGGTTGGAGTAAACGACTATACTACCGCCGAGCCTGTCCACATCCCCGTCTTTGCTGTCGATCCCAAGGTTGAGATGGAGCAGCGGGCGAAACTTGATCGGCTCCGTCGCAGTCGAGATAACAGCAGTGTGGAGCGGGTCCTCCATGCGGTGGATAAGGCGGCGAGAGGGAGCGATAACCTGCTGCCGGTCTTGATCGAGGCGGTCGAGGCCTACGCCACTATTGGGGAGATCTGCGGCGCGTTGCGGTGCGTCTTCGGAGAGCATCGCGAATCGGTCGCACTATGA
- the bfr gene encoding bacterioferritin, whose protein sequence is MQGQPQIIELLNSALRMELTGISQYFLHSRMCKSWGYQVLAKAIFDESIDEMKHADKIIERILFLDGAPNMSGPDRLTIGTNVRQQLENDLALEMAALQVLNPGVQLCIELQDNGSRELLERITVDEERHVGWLEEQLHKISELGYENYLAEQMYEKS, encoded by the coding sequence ATGCAAGGACAGCCGCAGATCATTGAGCTATTGAACAGTGCGCTCCGGATGGAGCTGACGGGGATCAGCCAGTATTTCCTGCACTCCAGAATGTGTAAGAGCTGGGGTTATCAGGTCCTGGCCAAGGCGATCTTTGATGAATCGATAGACGAGATGAAACATGCCGACAAGATCATCGAGCGCATCCTATTCCTTGATGGCGCCCCAAACATGTCCGGCCCTGACCGGCTTACGATTGGCACAAATGTTCGGCAGCAACTGGAGAACGATCTCGCGCTGGAGATGGCTGCGCTCCAGGTCTTGAATCCCGGCGTGCAGCTCTGCATCGAGCTTCAAGACAACGGAAGCCGAGAGTTGCTGGAGCGCATCACTGTCGATGAAGAACGTCATGTAGGTTGGCTCGAGGAGCAGCTTCACAAGATCAGCGAACTGGGGTATGAAAACTATCTAGCAGAGCAGATGTACGAGAAGAGCTAA
- a CDS encoding acyl-CoA carboxylase subunit beta gives MMANERHKDKLEELRRRREAAMQGGGQGRIDRHHQSGKLTARERIDVLLDPGSFTELDAFVTHQCHDFDMDQQRIPGDGVVIGYGTIDGRQIYIFAQDFTVFGGSLSGAHAAKICKVMDLAMKMGAPIIGLSDSGGARIQEGVVSLAGYADLFLRNTLASGVIPQIAAIMGPCAGGAVYSPALMDFVLMVRHTSHMFVTGPDVIKTVLHEEVSFEDLGGAMTHNATSGVAHFAVDSEQECLASIRELLSYLPQNNVEDPSLRESSDDPERQEDALNALIPDSPNRPYDMKELIRMVVDDGEFLEVQEHFARNMVVGFGRLGGQSVGFVANQPIALAGCLDANSSVKAARFIRFCDAFNIPIITLTDVPGYLPGTAQEHGGIIKHGAKLLYAYGEATVPKITIIVRKAYGGAYCVMGSKHMRADINFAYPTAEIAVMGPEGAVNILHKRKIAEEVDDASFRTEKVAEFRDKFANPYIAAERGYIDEVIEPKETRPKLIKALRSLRTKRVTNPPKKHGNIPL, from the coding sequence ATGATGGCGAATGAGCGCCATAAGGACAAGCTGGAAGAGCTGCGCCGCCGACGCGAAGCCGCCATGCAAGGGGGCGGGCAAGGGCGCATCGATCGGCATCACCAGTCGGGGAAGCTGACAGCGCGCGAACGGATCGACGTGCTTCTCGATCCGGGGAGTTTCACCGAGCTGGACGCCTTCGTCACCCATCAGTGCCACGACTTTGACATGGATCAGCAACGGATCCCTGGTGACGGGGTTGTCATCGGATACGGGACGATCGATGGGCGACAGATCTACATCTTCGCCCAGGATTTCACCGTGTTCGGCGGTAGCCTGAGCGGGGCCCACGCCGCCAAGATCTGCAAGGTGATGGATTTGGCCATGAAGATGGGTGCTCCAATCATCGGCTTGAGCGATTCTGGAGGGGCCAGAATTCAGGAGGGGGTCGTCTCGCTGGCGGGATATGCCGATCTCTTCCTCCGCAACACGTTGGCCTCAGGGGTGATCCCGCAGATCGCGGCCATCATGGGACCATGCGCCGGCGGTGCTGTCTATTCACCGGCCCTGATGGACTTCGTCCTCATGGTGCGCCATACCAGCCACATGTTCGTCACAGGACCTGATGTGATCAAGACCGTCTTACACGAGGAGGTGAGCTTCGAGGATCTGGGTGGCGCGATGACCCATAATGCCACGTCGGGTGTTGCCCACTTTGCTGTCGATTCAGAGCAGGAGTGCCTGGCTTCGATCAGGGAACTCCTCTCTTACCTCCCTCAGAACAACGTGGAAGACCCGTCTCTCCGCGAGTCCAGTGACGATCCGGAGCGGCAAGAGGATGCCCTGAACGCCCTTATCCCAGACAGCCCCAACAGACCGTACGATATGAAGGAGCTGATCCGCATGGTGGTGGACGACGGCGAGTTTCTAGAGGTTCAGGAACACTTTGCCCGGAATATGGTGGTTGGCTTTGGGCGCTTGGGGGGACAGTCGGTCGGGTTTGTCGCCAACCAGCCCATAGCGCTGGCTGGCTGCCTCGACGCCAACTCATCCGTCAAGGCAGCCCGCTTTATCCGCTTTTGCGATGCCTTCAACATTCCCATCATTACCTTGACGGATGTTCCGGGCTACCTCCCAGGCACAGCCCAGGAACATGGCGGTATCATCAAGCACGGAGCGAAGCTGCTTTACGCCTACGGAGAGGCCACGGTACCGAAAATCACCATCATCGTCCGAAAGGCCTACGGGGGCGCCTATTGCGTGATGGGCAGTAAGCATATGCGGGCCGATATCAACTTTGCCTATCCGACGGCGGAGATCGCCGTTATGGGACCAGAGGGGGCGGTCAATATCCTGCATAAGCGGAAGATTGCCGAGGAGGTTGATGACGCTTCTTTCCGCACGGAAAAGGTAGCGGAGTTCCGCGATAAATTTGCTAATCCGTACATTGCCGCAGAGCGGGGCTACATCGATGAAGTGATCGAGCCGAAAGAGACTCGTCCAAAACTGATCAAGGCGCTTAGGTCACTGAGGACAAAGCGCGTGACTAACCCTCCAAAGAAACACGGGAACATCCCACTGTAG